The following nucleotide sequence is from Anaerolineae bacterium.
GTGCAACTGCTGATCCCCTGGGTCATCAAGGTGATGGTGGGCGCCATTACCGACCCGTCGGGCGGGCAAAAGCAGCGTTTATCCATTGCCCGGGCCGTGTTAAAAGATGCCCCTATCCTGATTTTGGATGAAGCCACCTCGTCGGTGGATACCGAAACCGAGCTATTAATCCAGCAGGCTCTGGAACGCCTGATGGTGGGCAAAACAACTGTGGTGATTGCCCATCGCCTGTCAACCATCCGCAATGCCGATTTAATTGTGGTGTTACAGGGGAACGGTATTGCCGAAAAAGGCACGCATAACCAACTGCTGGCCCGGCGCGGCCTTTATTGGCATCTCAGCCGGGTGCAGCGCCAGATTCACTCCCGGCAGCCGGGCCAGCAAAGAGAGCGCTATCCCAACATGGCCGGCCAGTTTGGCTGAGTTTTTTTTGTTTTGCGCCAATCCCAAATGGCAAAGGGCAGATAAAGCAATAACACCACCAGCAAGCCTAACACCTCCATCCATAAAATATACCAGGGCCAGGGCGGCAGAACATCCAACAAACTGGCGGTGGGGGGTTTGCGGGCAATAAAAAGATAATTACTGCCAATGAGGGCATTGACCAGGCCAACGCCTAACAAATAGACATTGCCCCACAGGGCCACCCGCCACAACGATTTGCCGGTAGGCCGGTAAGTTTCTACACTGGTCATATAAATGGCCGAAATCACAATGGCCCCGTGTGAAATGAATATTTGAAAAAACCGAAAGTGAGGGAAACCATACGGGCCGGCATCCGGCGTTAACAGGGCCTGGGTTGCCCCGGCAATGCCCAAAAGGTACACAAATTCATACATCCGGTAGTTTTTGGTCATCAACAACGCCGCGCTAATAAAAACAAATACGCTGCACAAATGTAAAGGCAGCATGGTTTGAATGGTCCATTGGCCCGTTAACCCGTTCCATGCGTGCCAGGCGGCTTCGTTAAGCAACAAAATAAAGGCCAGCCCATATCTAAAGAATGGCCGCCAGGTTTGTGGGAACCGGGGGCCGGTGTAAAGCAGCGCCGCGCTGACCATCCCCACCACGGCCAGGGCTATTAAGTGCGCCGGGCCAAATAAGTCAAAGGGAGCGCCGGTATAATCTTTAACAAAAAATTGGTCCATGATCGTTTACCTGCCTGCTTCCAAAAGGTGTTGGCCCTAAAGATAAAGCCAAACCAAAAGTTTGGCAATTCAAGACCCCTGGCAAATGACATTTGTCATCGGGAAAAATGACATAAGTCACTTATATCTATTGCGCTATCGAGGTAAGATAGAACCAGTTCTCCCATTCCAGCAAGTCCATCAGCTGAGACTATACCCGTTGGTTTTTTCACTAAAATAAAAACTGAATGTTCAATTTAACAAGGAGGTTTTTATGGACGCATTGGCGCTGGCCCGCTGGCAATTTGGCGTGACCACGGTCTATCACTTCTTTTTTGTGCCCCTCACCCTGGGCTTATCCATTTTGGTGGCCCTGATGCAAACCATGTACTACCGCACCGGCGACGACGTTTACAAACGGATGACCAAATTTTGGGGCAAACTGTTTGTCATTAATTTTGCCATGGGCGTGGTCACCGGCATTGTGCAGGAGTTCCAGTTTGGTATGAACTGGTCCGAGTATGCTCGTTTTGTGGGCGACATCTTTGGCGCGCCCCTGGCCATTGAGGCGCTGATGGCCTTCTTTATCGAGTCGACCTTTTTGGGCCTCTGGATTTTTGGCTGGAACAGATTGTCCAAAGGCGTCCACCTGGCTTGTATTTGGTTGGTGGCCCTTGGCTCCAATCTCTCGGCTTTATGGATTTTGATTGCCAACTCTTTTATGCAGCAGCCGGTTGGTTACACCCTCAATAATGGCCGCGCCGAGATGGTTGACTTCTTGGCTCTGATCTTCAATCCCCATGTCTTTGTGCAATTCCCGCACGTATTCTTCTCCGGGATAACTACCGCCGCTTTTTTTGTTCTGGCCATCAGCGCCTATCGCCTGCTCAAAAAGGGAGAATCCAGCGAGATGTTCCGGCGTTCCTTTGGCTGGGCCACTATTTATGGCCTGATTGGGATTATTGCCGTGATGGTGGTGGGACACACTCAGGCCCAACACATGGTCCAGGCGCAGCCCATGAAAATGGCGGCGGCAGAGGCCTTATGGGAAAGCGCAGACCCGGCCCCGATGTCGCTTTTTACCATTGGCAACGAACCGGAACTGCGCGACGTATGGGCCATTAAAATGCCAGGTCTGTTGAGTTTCTTGGCCTATAACCGCTTCAACGGCCAGGTCAAAGGCATCAAAAATCTGCAAGCCGAATATCAACAAACCTACGGCCCTGGCGACTACATCCCGCCGGTGGCCGTGAGTTACTGGACCTTCCGCTTTATGGTGGGCGCGGGTTTGGTGATGCTGGCCCTCCTCCTGGTGACCCTCTATTTGCTGTGGAAAAACAAAACTCAGCAATATCCCCTGTTCCTGCGCCTGCTAATTTGGGCAGTATTTCTACCTTATCTTGCTAATAGCACCGGCTGGCTCTTTACCGAAATCGCCCGCCAACCCTGGATTGTGTTTGGTTTACAGCTTACCCAAGACGGGGTTTCGCCCAACGTGGAGGTGGGCATGGTGCTG
It contains:
- a CDS encoding cytochrome ubiquinol oxidase subunit I, which codes for MDALALARWQFGVTTVYHFFFVPLTLGLSILVALMQTMYYRTGDDVYKRMTKFWGKLFVINFAMGVVTGIVQEFQFGMNWSEYARFVGDIFGAPLAIEALMAFFIESTFLGLWIFGWNRLSKGVHLACIWLVALGSNLSALWILIANSFMQQPVGYTLNNGRAEMVDFLALIFNPHVFVQFPHVFFSGITTAAFFVLAISAYRLLKKGESSEMFRRSFGWATIYGLIGIIAVMVVGHTQAQHMVQAQPMKMAAAEALWESADPAPMSLFTIGNEPELRDVWAIKMPGLLSFLAYNRFNGQVKGIKNLQAEYQQTYGPGDYIPPVAVSYWTFRFMVGAGLVMLALLLVTLYLLWKNKTQQYPLFLRLLIWAVFLPYLANSTGWLFTEIARQPWIVFGLQLTQDGVSPNVEVGMVLTSLIGFTVVYGMLMAADVYLLVKFAKTDTGEDSHEIEAGEETTGTLG
- a CDS encoding TIGR02206 family membrane protein; the protein is MDQFFVKDYTGAPFDLFGPAHLIALAVVGMVSAALLYTGPRFPQTWRPFFRYGLAFILLLNEAAWHAWNGLTGQWTIQTMLPLHLCSVFVFISAALLMTKNYRMYEFVYLLGIAGATQALLTPDAGPYGFPHFRFFQIFISHGAIVISAIYMTSVETYRPTGKSLWRVALWGNVYLLGVGLVNALIGSNYLFIARKPPTASLLDVLPPWPWYILWMEVLGLLVVLLLYLPFAIWDWRKTKKTQPNWPAMLG
- a CDS encoding ATP-binding cassette domain-containing protein; the protein is MLLLVGVQLLIPWVIKVMVGAITDPSGGQKQRLSIARAVLKDAPILILDEATSSVDTETELLIQQALERLMVGKTTVVIAHRLSTIRNADLIVVLQGNGIAEKGTHNQLLARRGLYWHLSRVQRQIHSRQPGQQRERYPNMAGQFG